The Haloarchaeobius amylolyticus genome window below encodes:
- a CDS encoding helix-turn-helix domain-containing protein: MREFAFTIEYERGADPLMDVFIEHPEAHARTINCHVSPNSMWRIDRIAGPKEALERIDDIYMAPEHCNECIGSRHCHTDWEHEFLERAPSRRTIYTFRPSPGDCYSIPQLACMYLGEGYLCAAERRENRYEWRILMRDDGDAMGLHEALSEELRDGLSLSFRQIGGPSYWAEEAITLAELPYEQREAIETAVRMGYYQTPRDTSMAEVAEELDVPRSTLQYRLQQAESWIIGCFVSRAVSDLGEQCSREPVAKKV, from the coding sequence ATGCGCGAGTTCGCGTTCACCATCGAGTACGAGCGGGGGGCCGACCCACTCATGGACGTCTTCATCGAGCATCCGGAGGCCCACGCCCGGACCATCAACTGCCACGTCTCGCCCAACAGCATGTGGCGCATCGACCGCATCGCCGGCCCGAAGGAGGCTCTCGAACGCATCGACGACATCTACATGGCGCCCGAGCACTGCAACGAGTGCATCGGCTCCCGGCACTGCCACACCGACTGGGAGCACGAGTTCCTCGAGCGCGCGCCCTCGCGCCGGACCATCTACACCTTCCGGCCCTCGCCCGGCGACTGTTACTCCATCCCGCAACTGGCCTGCATGTACCTCGGCGAGGGCTACCTCTGTGCCGCCGAGCGCCGCGAGAACCGCTACGAGTGGCGCATCCTCATGCGCGACGACGGCGACGCGATGGGGCTGCACGAGGCCCTGAGCGAGGAGTTGCGCGACGGCCTCTCGCTCTCCTTCCGGCAGATCGGCGGTCCCTCCTACTGGGCCGAGGAGGCCATCACGCTCGCGGAGCTCCCCTACGAGCAGCGCGAGGCCATCGAGACGGCGGTCCGGATGGGCTACTACCAGACCCCCCGGGACACCTCGATGGCCGAGGTCGCCGAGGAACTGGACGTGCCGCGGTCGACGCTACAGTACCGGCTCCAGCAGGCCGAGTCGTGGATCATCGGCTGTTTCGTCTCTCGCGCGGTGTCCGACCTCGGCGAGCAGTGCTCGCGCGAACCGGTCGCGAAGAAGGTCTGA
- a CDS encoding restriction endonuclease, whose product MPKLLDEFSGYDFEELMVDVFRKLGYENPRVHKQGADEGRDIVMEERVDGQTRAVVVECKHRETVSRPVVQKLHSAVTTYDYDGPKRGMVVTSGRFTQPAREYARKVEQNGTGPGIQLIDGKKLREIADRIGLDLYNGRIEILCDQTLQPYEPTAGLDRPLLSAFEPIENLPRSQVEASSRTAEFVPMLRIVASVQATFETSVGVIHRVNETDQFVVRADRHGPTVPARAFQRLVSEHVGEAIQFDESTFERDFDTVEVGRFERTETEYNDWLVDRVRDAHTTTVHYTGGNNVDYSKECRPKQSDVQIRSVTPVYLPQVTQVVSLGEYDHPVEYAAAGAARETITSPARCVHCGEDAGGETYTHCANCGSINCTSHTKTERLEGTPICTGCAVTESFVWSTKYFYDEENLETFETAYEAMPVYRKPMENPPLVAGVVVALLTALLAAGFVFI is encoded by the coding sequence ATGCCGAAACTTCTCGACGAGTTCTCCGGGTACGATTTCGAGGAGCTGATGGTCGACGTCTTCCGGAAGCTCGGCTACGAGAACCCGCGCGTCCACAAACAGGGGGCCGACGAGGGGCGCGACATCGTGATGGAAGAACGGGTCGACGGCCAGACACGCGCGGTCGTCGTCGAGTGTAAACACCGCGAGACGGTCAGCCGACCGGTCGTCCAGAAACTGCACAGCGCGGTGACGACCTACGACTACGACGGACCGAAACGGGGGATGGTCGTCACCTCCGGCCGGTTCACACAGCCGGCGCGGGAGTACGCACGGAAGGTCGAGCAGAACGGGACGGGGCCGGGCATCCAGCTCATCGACGGGAAGAAACTGCGGGAGATCGCGGACCGGATCGGCCTCGACCTGTACAACGGCCGCATCGAGATCCTCTGTGACCAGACGCTCCAGCCGTACGAGCCGACGGCCGGGCTGGACAGACCCCTGCTGAGCGCGTTCGAACCCATCGAGAACCTGCCGCGGTCGCAGGTCGAGGCGAGCAGCCGCACTGCCGAGTTCGTGCCGATGCTCCGCATCGTGGCGTCGGTACAGGCGACGTTCGAGACGTCCGTCGGCGTCATCCACCGGGTGAACGAGACCGACCAGTTCGTCGTCAGGGCCGACCGACACGGCCCGACGGTCCCGGCCCGGGCGTTCCAGCGCCTCGTCTCGGAACACGTCGGCGAGGCCATCCAGTTCGACGAGTCGACGTTCGAACGCGACTTCGACACGGTCGAGGTGGGCCGGTTCGAGCGAACCGAGACGGAGTACAACGACTGGCTCGTCGACCGCGTCCGGGACGCGCACACGACCACGGTCCACTACACCGGCGGGAACAACGTCGACTACTCGAAGGAGTGCAGACCGAAGCAGAGCGACGTCCAGATACGCTCCGTGACACCGGTGTACCTGCCACAGGTCACCCAGGTCGTCTCGCTCGGCGAATACGACCACCCGGTGGAGTACGCGGCCGCCGGTGCCGCCCGGGAGACCATCACGAGTCCGGCACGCTGTGTCCACTGCGGCGAGGACGCCGGGGGCGAGACCTACACCCACTGCGCGAACTGCGGGTCGATCAACTGCACCAGCCACACGAAGACCGAACGGCTCGAAGGGACCCCCATCTGCACCGGGTGTGCCGTCACCGAATCGTTCGTGTGGTCGACGAAGTACTTCTACGACGAGGAGAACCTGGAGACGTTCGAGACGGCGTACGAGGCGATGCCTGTCTACCGGAAGCCGATGGAGAACCCGCCACTCGTCGCCGGCGTCGTCGTCGCGCTCCTCACCGCACTCCTCGCTGCCGGTTTCGTCTTCATCTGA
- a CDS encoding rhodanese-like domain-containing protein, whose product MKRRAFLSGVGLSMTALAGCIGGLTGSGDTQSGGTSDEGYETLSVEGEQVALAPIEDTYQWFKNDEATFVDSRGSSAYDQGHIEGAISSPVQNPIEAEPVEGVSKDALVVAYCGCPHHLSSLRASELQKAGYTNVYVIDEGFYEWVERGYPVVGSKAKKEFEVQGRTDPSHAGEMVKLWLQTDEGVEPLEAALVADDGSYAMTVHFSGVTADSPVSLEAPDYEVETTLGALTGQVVTENFVR is encoded by the coding sequence ATGAAACGACGGGCGTTCCTCTCCGGTGTCGGCCTCTCGATGACGGCCCTGGCGGGCTGCATCGGCGGCCTCACCGGGTCCGGCGACACGCAGAGTGGTGGCACCTCCGACGAGGGCTACGAGACCCTCTCTGTCGAGGGTGAACAGGTCGCACTGGCCCCCATTGAGGACACCTACCAGTGGTTCAAGAACGACGAGGCGACGTTCGTGGACTCACGCGGGAGTTCGGCGTACGACCAGGGCCACATCGAGGGGGCAATCAGCAGCCCGGTCCAGAACCCCATCGAGGCCGAACCCGTCGAGGGTGTCTCGAAGGACGCCCTGGTCGTTGCGTACTGCGGCTGTCCGCACCACCTGTCGTCGCTCCGGGCGTCGGAGCTCCAGAAGGCGGGCTACACGAACGTCTACGTCATCGACGAGGGGTTCTACGAGTGGGTCGAGCGGGGCTACCCGGTGGTCGGGTCGAAGGCGAAGAAGGAGTTCGAGGTCCAGGGACGGACCGACCCGTCCCACGCCGGCGAGATGGTCAAGCTCTGGCTGCAGACCGACGAGGGGGTCGAACCGCTCGAGGCCGCACTGGTCGCGGACGACGGCTCCTACGCGATGACCGTCCACTTCAGCGGGGTCACCGCGGACTCGCCCGTCTCGCTGGAGGCGCCGGACTACGAGGTGGAGACGACGCTCGGTGCACTGACGGGGCAGGTCGTGACGGAGAACTTCGTCCGGTAA
- a CDS encoding formate--tetrahydrofolate ligase, with amino-acid sequence MSSHQSATQREVPPDIDIAREASRRPIEAVAGDLGLDAAALEPRGDEVAKLTWDAIDRVMQRPADGKLVLVTAMTPTRRGAGKTVTTVGLGQALGQLGVSNAVAVREPSQGPVFGIKGGAAGGGYSQVLPMEAINLHFTGDIHAVTAAHNLVAATVDASRHHGNPLDVDPDRVVWGRALDMNDRALRETVVGLGGSTNGPPREDSFSITAASELMAVLCLATDIADLKDRIGRIIVAYDTDGDPITVADLDIVGAVTALLTDALRPNLVQTIEGTPAFVHGGPFANIATGTNSVLADHVGLRLADYLVTEAGFGADLGAEKFVDIVSREGVAPDATVVVATVEALKKHGAPSVGDEDSIEALRAGFPNLDHHVDNLRAMGLPVVVAINRFPSDDDAEIDAVLEHCEARGVLTAVSTVYQQGGEGGVELARLVQAAAESGEADLQPTYPLDAPLDEKIRAVATQVYGADGVEFTPSARKDLARIEELGLDDLPVCISKTPASLSDDPARAGVPHGWDLTVRELYPSAGAGFVVALTGDVLTMPGLPAEPAACDIEVDDDGTISGLF; translated from the coding sequence ATGAGCAGTCACCAGTCAGCCACACAGCGGGAGGTACCGCCCGACATCGACATCGCGCGCGAGGCGTCGCGCCGGCCCATCGAGGCCGTCGCCGGCGACCTCGGGCTGGACGCCGCGGCCCTGGAGCCGCGGGGCGACGAGGTGGCGAAGCTCACGTGGGACGCCATCGACCGGGTCATGCAGCGACCCGCCGACGGGAAACTGGTGCTGGTCACCGCGATGACGCCGACGCGCCGCGGCGCGGGCAAGACGGTCACCACGGTCGGGCTCGGGCAGGCGCTCGGCCAGCTCGGCGTGTCGAACGCGGTCGCGGTCCGCGAGCCCTCGCAGGGGCCGGTCTTCGGCATCAAGGGCGGCGCGGCCGGCGGGGGCTACAGCCAGGTGCTCCCGATGGAGGCCATCAACCTGCACTTCACGGGGGACATCCACGCCGTCACCGCGGCACACAATCTCGTCGCGGCGACGGTCGACGCCAGCCGGCACCACGGCAACCCACTCGACGTCGACCCCGACCGGGTGGTCTGGGGCCGCGCACTGGACATGAACGACCGGGCGCTCCGGGAGACCGTCGTTGGCCTCGGCGGCTCGACCAACGGCCCGCCGCGGGAGGACTCCTTCAGCATCACCGCCGCCTCCGAGCTGATGGCGGTGCTCTGTCTCGCCACCGACATCGCCGACCTGAAGGACAGGATCGGCCGCATCATCGTCGCCTACGACACCGACGGCGACCCAATCACGGTCGCGGACCTCGACATCGTCGGGGCGGTGACCGCCCTGCTGACGGACGCGCTGCGCCCGAACCTCGTCCAGACCATCGAGGGCACGCCCGCGTTCGTCCACGGCGGCCCCTTCGCCAACATCGCGACCGGGACGAACTCGGTGCTGGCGGACCACGTCGGCCTCCGGCTGGCCGACTACCTCGTCACCGAGGCCGGCTTCGGCGCGGACCTCGGCGCCGAGAAGTTCGTCGACATCGTCTCGCGCGAGGGCGTCGCACCCGACGCGACGGTCGTCGTCGCCACGGTCGAGGCGCTGAAGAAGCACGGCGCACCCTCGGTCGGGGACGAGGATTCCATCGAGGCGCTGCGGGCCGGCTTCCCGAACCTCGACCACCACGTCGACAACCTGCGGGCGATGGGCCTGCCGGTGGTCGTCGCCATCAACCGCTTCCCGTCGGACGACGACGCCGAAATCGACGCGGTCCTCGAGCACTGCGAGGCTCGCGGGGTCCTGACCGCGGTCTCGACGGTCTACCAGCAGGGCGGCGAGGGTGGCGTCGAACTCGCCCGGCTGGTCCAGGCGGCGGCCGAGTCCGGGGAGGCCGACCTCCAGCCGACCTACCCGCTCGACGCGCCCCTAGACGAGAAGATCCGGGCGGTCGCGACGCAGGTGTACGGCGCCGACGGCGTCGAGTTCACCCCCTCCGCCCGGAAGGACCTGGCGCGCATCGAGGAACTGGGGCTCGACGACCTGCCGGTGTGCATCTCGAAGACGCCCGCGTCGCTCTCGGACGACCCCGCCCGCGCCGGGGTCCCCCACGGCTGGGACCTCACGGTCCGGGAGCTCTACCCCTCGGCCGGGGCCGGGTTCGTCGTCGCGCTGACCGGCGACGTGCTGACGATGCCGGGGCTGCCCGCCGAGCCGGCCGCGTGTGACATCGAGGTCGACGACGACGGGACCATCAGCGGCCTCTTCTGA
- a CDS encoding PAS domain-containing protein — MPEPLPALAPIDVLVVGDSLVPDDLVAALQAEQPAVKVRTATAVAGAREQVTSNPPEMVLLGVGSVDGAWRSLAGRLRDLDVPFVLVDPAGDLSPATAADAGAADYLDRLDGGRLQLAATRLLKLAERRPADDHRDVPLSVGLAGLDSVDDLVYLFDTDGSLRWWNERLEAEAPYDGAALQGMRPDAFFEGDDRDRVADAFARAVDGERVKVEAAFVLGEGRTRPYEFTATRLDYPGSTRSYVCGIGRDIAERTRTVEELELLRQTISIAVTADTFEDALSRVLAAVCSRAEPDYAEAWVPGDDGLRCSTTHTTAALTGDLASAFVTKTEQMRFGYEEGLPGRVWATAEPEWLADLTRAGRETFVRQDVVARTGLRSAVGVPIVAAGEVVAVLTFFLSRPTGRDTRVIDLISTIAAELGTVLVRQRTADSLSHEQDLQQRIFRTSPVGIAVTDAQGDIVRTNERLEEILDIPAAEITNRTYWANEWEIEDMDGNPISMAELPVGTVLTTGEPVYGFEHGVVTGDGDRAWVRVNATPLLDDDGSVEYVVTTVEDITRQRLNDRQLQRQREQLSVVGRVLRHDLRTNSSLVLGYTELLEQGDASTAEATENIHAAVSNLLSTAEKTRLVLDHFDSGERVPTPVGRFLEHCRDTLQRRLPESSVELPTGDAPGSRIEATKGLRLAVIELLENAVRYADGPEVAVTGTGEDDGRVVIRIRDDGPGIPESELAVLDAGVEMPLQHTSGVGLWIARWMVDTHGGSLTVDSGDEGTVCRVELPVVADDGS, encoded by the coding sequence ATGCCCGAACCCCTCCCTGCTCTCGCACCGATAGACGTGCTTGTCGTGGGCGACTCGCTGGTTCCCGACGACCTCGTCGCGGCCCTCCAGGCCGAGCAGCCAGCCGTCAAGGTCCGGACCGCGACAGCCGTCGCAGGCGCCCGGGAACAGGTCACCTCGAACCCGCCGGAGATGGTCCTCCTGGGCGTCGGCAGTGTCGACGGTGCGTGGCGCTCGCTGGCCGGCCGCCTCCGCGACCTCGACGTCCCCTTCGTCCTCGTGGACCCGGCCGGCGACCTCTCGCCGGCGACGGCTGCCGACGCGGGCGCCGCCGACTACCTCGACCGACTCGACGGCGGCCGGCTCCAGCTGGCCGCGACGCGCCTCCTGAAGCTCGCAGAGCGCCGGCCCGCCGACGACCACCGCGACGTCCCGCTGTCGGTCGGACTCGCCGGCCTCGACAGCGTCGACGACCTGGTCTACCTGTTCGACACCGACGGGAGCCTCCGCTGGTGGAACGAACGGCTCGAAGCCGAGGCGCCCTACGACGGGGCGGCGCTGCAGGGGATGCGCCCCGACGCCTTCTTCGAGGGCGACGACCGCGACCGGGTGGCCGACGCGTTCGCCCGGGCGGTCGACGGCGAGCGCGTGAAGGTCGAGGCGGCGTTCGTCCTCGGGGAGGGCCGAACCCGACCGTACGAGTTCACGGCGACGCGTCTCGACTACCCGGGCAGCACCCGGTCCTACGTCTGCGGTATCGGCCGCGACATCGCCGAGCGGACCCGGACCGTCGAGGAGCTCGAACTCCTCCGGCAGACGATCAGTATCGCCGTCACCGCCGACACCTTCGAGGACGCCCTGTCGCGGGTCCTCGCGGCCGTCTGCTCGCGGGCCGAGCCCGACTACGCCGAGGCGTGGGTGCCCGGAGACGACGGGTTGCGCTGCTCTACCACCCACACGACCGCGGCGCTCACGGGTGACCTCGCGTCGGCGTTCGTCACGAAGACCGAGCAGATGCGTTTCGGGTACGAGGAGGGGCTGCCGGGTCGGGTCTGGGCGACAGCCGAACCGGAGTGGCTCGCCGACCTGACCCGGGCCGGCAGGGAGACGTTCGTCCGGCAGGACGTCGTCGCCCGGACCGGTCTGCGGTCCGCCGTCGGGGTCCCCATCGTCGCGGCCGGTGAGGTCGTCGCCGTCCTGACGTTCTTCCTGTCCCGGCCGACGGGGCGGGACACGCGGGTCATCGACCTCATCTCGACCATCGCGGCGGAGCTGGGGACGGTGCTGGTCCGCCAGCGGACCGCGGACTCGCTCTCGCACGAACAGGACCTCCAGCAGCGTATCTTCCGGACGAGCCCGGTCGGCATCGCGGTCACCGACGCGCAGGGCGACATCGTCCGGACCAACGAGCGCCTTGAGGAGATCCTCGATATCCCCGCCGCGGAGATCACCAACCGGACCTACTGGGCGAACGAGTGGGAGATCGAGGACATGGACGGCAACCCCATCTCGATGGCCGAGCTCCCCGTCGGCACGGTGTTGACCACCGGCGAGCCCGTCTACGGCTTCGAACACGGCGTCGTCACGGGTGACGGCGACCGGGCGTGGGTGCGCGTGAACGCCACCCCGCTGCTCGACGACGATGGGTCGGTGGAGTACGTCGTCACGACTGTCGAGGACATCACCAGGCAGCGACTGAACGACCGCCAGCTACAGCGCCAGCGCGAGCAGCTCTCGGTGGTCGGTCGGGTCCTCAGACACGACCTCCGCACCAACAGCAGCCTGGTGCTCGGCTACACCGAGTTGCTGGAGCAGGGCGACGCGTCGACGGCGGAGGCGACCGAGAACATCCACGCCGCGGTCTCGAACCTGCTCTCGACCGCCGAGAAGACCCGCCTCGTCCTCGACCACTTCGACTCCGGCGAGCGCGTACCGACGCCCGTCGGGCGGTTCCTCGAGCACTGCCGGGACACCCTGCAGCGCCGGCTCCCGGAGAGTAGTGTCGAACTCCCGACCGGGGACGCTCCCGGGTCCCGGATCGAGGCGACGAAGGGCCTCCGGCTCGCGGTCATCGAACTCCTCGAGAACGCGGTGCGCTACGCCGACGGCCCCGAGGTCGCCGTCACGGGAACCGGCGAGGACGACGGCCGGGTCGTCATCCGCATCCGCGACGACGGCCCCGGCATCCCCGAGAGCGAGCTCGCGGTCCTCGACGCCGGCGTCGAGATGCCCCTCCAGCACACCAGCGGGGTCGGCCTCTGGATCGCCCGGTGGATGGTCGACACCCACGGTGGCTCGCTGACCGTCGACTCCGGCGACGAGGGGACGGTCTGCCGGGTCGAACTGCCCGTGGTCGCCGACGACGGGTCGTAG
- a CDS encoding PH domain-containing protein, with product MRPQNEWFEPERLTVYYYALEAIVVAILLAVAGGLALSGILFEVEPWAVAVGAAAVLLPVAFVTWWIPAFTRSAAYRLTEDELEYRRGVFFQQRTTVPYNRITNVDSVQGPVQRRLDAGTVQIHTAGFGGQTGAELTIDGVSDFEAIKEQVLAKVRGREPEATEAASVAASPPVQAAEDADSADVLTELRRIRELLEQGRVA from the coding sequence ATGAGACCCCAGAACGAGTGGTTCGAACCTGAGCGGCTCACCGTCTACTACTACGCACTCGAGGCCATCGTCGTCGCCATCCTCCTGGCCGTCGCCGGCGGACTCGCACTGAGTGGCATCCTCTTCGAGGTCGAGCCCTGGGCCGTCGCCGTCGGCGCCGCCGCGGTGCTCCTCCCGGTCGCCTTCGTCACGTGGTGGATTCCCGCGTTCACCCGGAGCGCCGCCTACCGCCTCACCGAGGACGAACTCGAGTACCGCCGGGGCGTCTTCTTCCAGCAGCGGACCACCGTCCCCTACAACCGCATCACCAACGTCGACTCGGTCCAGGGACCCGTCCAGCGCCGCCTCGACGCGGGCACGGTCCAGATCCACACCGCCGGCTTCGGCGGCCAGACCGGCGCCGAACTCACCATCGACGGCGTCAGCGACTTCGAAGCCATCAAAGAGCAGGTCCTCGCGAAGGTCCGGGGCCGCGAGCCAGAGGCGACCGAGGCCGCGAGCGTGGCCGCGTCTCCCCCGGTACAGGCCGCGGAAGACGCCGACTCAGCCGACGTGCTCACCGAACTCCGGCGGATCCGGGAACTGCTGGAGCAGGGCCGGGTCGCCTGA
- a CDS encoding cytochrome P450 — MSQSLPRPPDAGVINAVRFGTDTFRFIEAMQSRFPDIVGIPIPGRAPLVQVTNPDLIHDALSRPEDFPRVPVSGPAALIAEQGLVQSEGQLWRQQRNVMGSAFAGDQVRAYADTVGERVEALCGEWRDRLAGTTTGAGRATAADGASSFETNLHFDMTALTVRVASEILLGEDIGLDRAEQFSEWMQVAGDEFEFGIEAVLPEWVPTRTSPRFREAASGIRELSEELIERRREALAAGETEGPPDMLSMLIRAESNPEVDFPENQIRDEVATFLIAGHETTALSLTYAQSLLAWHPEVRERVRAEAEAVIGDETPTHDHVDDLAYTGRVFTEALRLYPAAWAVFRQAKGDVQLGDYVVPDGSAVVMPQYAVHRDGRYFENPHEFDPDRWLDRKPDTVPAYFPFSSGPHACIGRQFSLTGARLVLARIAQEFDVDVPEDGLDDLRATPTLRPGNGVDATVSVVE; from the coding sequence ATGTCACAGTCGCTCCCGCGACCACCGGACGCCGGCGTCATCAACGCCGTCCGGTTCGGCACCGACACGTTCCGTTTCATCGAGGCGATGCAGTCGCGGTTCCCGGACATCGTCGGCATCCCGATCCCGGGCCGTGCCCCGCTCGTGCAGGTCACGAACCCCGACCTCATCCACGACGCCCTCTCGCGCCCCGAGGACTTCCCGCGCGTCCCGGTGAGTGGGCCAGCCGCCCTCATCGCCGAACAGGGCCTCGTCCAAAGCGAGGGCCAGCTCTGGCGCCAGCAGCGCAACGTCATGGGCTCGGCCTTCGCGGGCGACCAGGTCCGGGCGTACGCCGACACGGTCGGCGAGCGCGTCGAGGCACTCTGCGGCGAGTGGCGCGACCGGCTCGCGGGCACCACGACCGGCGCGGGGCGGGCGACCGCCGCCGACGGCGCGTCGAGCTTCGAGACGAACCTCCACTTCGACATGACCGCGCTGACGGTCCGGGTCGCCTCCGAGATACTCCTCGGGGAGGACATCGGGCTCGACCGCGCCGAGCAGTTCTCCGAGTGGATGCAGGTCGCCGGCGACGAGTTCGAGTTCGGCATCGAGGCGGTCCTGCCCGAGTGGGTCCCGACGCGCACCTCGCCCCGGTTCCGCGAGGCGGCTTCGGGCATCCGCGAGCTCTCCGAGGAACTCATCGAGCGCCGCCGCGAGGCCCTCGCGGCCGGCGAGACCGAGGGGCCGCCGGACATGCTCTCGATGCTCATCCGGGCCGAGTCCAACCCCGAGGTCGACTTCCCCGAGAACCAGATCCGCGACGAGGTCGCCACCTTCCTCATCGCCGGCCACGAGACGACCGCGCTCAGCCTCACCTACGCCCAGAGCCTCCTCGCCTGGCACCCCGAGGTCCGCGAGCGCGTCCGCGCGGAGGCCGAAGCCGTCATCGGCGACGAGACGCCGACGCACGACCACGTCGACGACCTCGCGTACACGGGCCGGGTGTTCACCGAGGCGCTGCGGCTCTACCCCGCCGCCTGGGCCGTCTTCCGGCAGGCGAAGGGCGACGTGCAACTGGGCGACTACGTCGTCCCCGACGGTTCGGCCGTCGTCATGCCGCAGTACGCGGTCCACCGGGACGGGCGGTACTTCGAGAACCCACACGAGTTCGACCCGGACCGCTGGCTCGACCGGAAACCCGACACGGTCCCGGCGTACTTCCCGTTCTCCAGCGGCCCCCACGCCTGCATCGGCCGGCAGTTCTCGCTCACCGGGGCGCGGCTGGTCCTGGCCCGCATCGCGCAGGAGTTCGACGTCGACGTCCCCGAAGACGGCCTCGACGACCTCCGGGCGACGCCGACGCTCCGCCCGGGGAACGGGGTCGACGCGACCGTCAGCGTGGTGGAGTAG
- a CDS encoding transcription initiation factor IIB, whose translation MSETTRTTWRAASTGVGTTEEEQPETTDETGERSREDLVYDERHGEWVDEETGEVVHEDAIDRGPEWRAFDASERDQKSRVGAPTTKLMHDEGLSTSIGWQNKDAYGNSLSSSQRKKMSRLRTWNERFRTRDSRERNLKQALGEIERMGSALGLPKNVRETGSVVYRRALEEDLLPGRSIEGVSTASLYAAARQAGVPRSLDEVGEVSRVDKQELSRTYRYVVRELGLAVEPADPEQYLPRFLSELDAGATVERPARRLLQAAKQQGAHSGKSPVGLAAAAIYAGGLLANAGLTQDEVSEVTDISEVTIRNRYQELFEVVGQERLSNLRVEDGD comes from the coding sequence ATGTCGGAGACAACCCGAACCACCTGGCGCGCGGCTTCCACCGGCGTCGGGACCACCGAGGAGGAACAGCCCGAGACCACCGACGAGACGGGTGAGCGCAGCCGCGAGGACCTCGTCTACGACGAACGACACGGCGAGTGGGTCGACGAGGAGACCGGCGAGGTCGTCCACGAGGACGCCATCGACCGCGGGCCGGAGTGGCGCGCCTTCGACGCGAGCGAGCGCGACCAGAAGTCCCGCGTCGGCGCCCCGACGACCAAGTTGATGCACGACGAGGGGCTCTCGACCAGCATCGGCTGGCAGAACAAGGACGCCTACGGGAACTCGCTCTCGTCGAGCCAGCGGAAGAAGATGTCGCGCCTGCGGACCTGGAACGAACGCTTCCGGACCCGCGACTCGAGGGAGCGCAACCTGAAGCAGGCGCTCGGCGAGATCGAGCGCATGGGCAGCGCGCTGGGCCTGCCGAAGAACGTCCGCGAGACGGGCAGCGTCGTCTACCGCCGCGCCCTCGAGGAGGACCTGCTCCCGGGCCGGTCCATCGAGGGCGTCTCGACTGCCTCGCTCTACGCCGCGGCTCGACAGGCCGGCGTGCCCCGTAGTCTCGACGAGGTCGGGGAGGTCTCGCGCGTCGACAAGCAGGAGCTCAGCCGGACCTACCGCTACGTCGTCCGCGAACTCGGCCTCGCCGTCGAACCCGCCGACCCCGAGCAGTACCTCCCGCGGTTCCTCTCGGAACTCGACGCCGGCGCCACGGTCGAACGACCCGCCCGGCGGCTGCTCCAGGCGGCCAAGCAGCAGGGCGCCCACAGCGGGAAGAGCCCGGTCGGGCTCGCCGCGGCCGCCATCTACGCCGGTGGCCTGCTGGCGAACGCCGGGCTGACACAGGACGAGGTCAGCGAAGTGACGGACATCAGCGAGGTCACCATCCGTAACCGCTATCAGGAGCTGTTCGAGGTCGTCGGGCAGGAGCGCCTCTCGAACCTGCGCGTCGAGGATGGCGACTGA